The following coding sequences are from one Treponema parvum window:
- a CDS encoding non-canonical purine NTP pyrophosphatase yields MKIYLATGNLNKKKEMSEILTDFTVVIPSDEGINFDPEETGTTFYENSLIKARALWEIVRCPVIADDSGICVDALNGIPGVYSSRYAGPDFPCGRPDKTKIPQAEQNRLLIEQTNEALKIPNGKLHGENGHFDKSYDERSCRYVCSMVLFLSKDRFFVAQETMEGSLVKDISESAGTGGFGYDPIFFLPQYGCTAAELTAEQKNAISHRGKAVQAVKKIFPLF; encoded by the coding sequence ATGAAAATTTATCTTGCCACGGGAAACCTGAACAAAAAAAAAGAAATGTCCGAAATCCTTACGGACTTTACGGTTGTCATCCCTTCCGACGAAGGCATTAATTTCGATCCTGAAGAAACGGGCACGACTTTTTATGAAAACAGCCTGATAAAGGCGCGCGCGCTGTGGGAAATAGTTCGCTGTCCTGTGATTGCGGACGATTCGGGCATATGCGTAGACGCTTTAAACGGGATACCGGGAGTATATTCTTCCAGGTACGCCGGCCCGGATTTTCCGTGCGGAAGGCCCGACAAGACAAAAATACCTCAAGCGGAACAGAACAGGCTTCTAATAGAACAGACAAACGAGGCTCTAAAAATTCCAAACGGCAAACTGCACGGCGAGAACGGGCATTTCGACAAGTCGTACGACGAGCGTTCATGCCGTTACGTTTGCTCGATGGTTCTGTTTTTGTCAAAAGACCGATTTTTCGTAGCGCAAGAAACCATGGAAGGCAGCCTTGTAAAAGACATATCCGAATCGGCAGGAACCGGCGGCTTCGGCTACGATCCCATATTCTTTCTACCCCAATACGGCTGTACTGCGGCGGAACTTACGGCAGAACAAAAAAACGCAATTTCGCATCGCGGTAAGGCCGTGCAAGCCGTAAAAAAAATATTCCCCTTATTTTAG
- a CDS encoding flagellin, with translation MVINHNMSALYANRQLGITGLGLAKDMEKLSSGERINRAGDDASGLAVSEKMRSQIRGLNQAAQNAQNGISFIQTTEGYLQETTDIMQRIRELAVQASNGIYSDEDRMQIQVEVSALVSEVDRIASSAQFNGMNMLTGRFARPTGENAVTASMWFHIGSNMDQRMQMFIGTMTADALGIREIGTERKISLQEPDEANRVIGTIDEALKRINKQRADLGAYQNRMEMTVKGLNVSAENLQASESRIRDTDMARQMVEFTKNSVLQQAGTAMLAQANTQSQNVLSLLR, from the coding sequence ATGGTCATCAATCACAACATGTCAGCGCTGTATGCTAACCGTCAGTTAGGAATTACAGGTCTTGGTCTTGCAAAAGACATGGAAAAATTGTCTTCAGGCGAAAGGATAAACCGCGCCGGCGACGATGCTTCAGGTCTTGCAGTTTCGGAAAAAATGCGCAGTCAAATCCGCGGTTTAAATCAAGCTGCACAGAATGCTCAAAACGGGATCAGTTTTATTCAGACGACGGAAGGCTATCTTCAGGAAACAACGGACATAATGCAGCGTATCCGTGAACTTGCAGTACAAGCTTCAAACGGTATTTATTCCGACGAAGACCGCATGCAGATTCAGGTCGAAGTATCCGCTCTCGTTTCTGAAGTTGACCGCATAGCAAGTTCCGCGCAGTTTAACGGAATGAATATGCTGACAGGACGTTTTGCACGGCCTACGGGAGAGAACGCAGTTACCGCATCAATGTGGTTCCACATAGGATCCAATATGGATCAGCGCATGCAAATGTTCATCGGTACAATGACAGCAGACGCACTGGGAATCCGTGAAATAGGTACTGAAAGAAAAATCTCTCTGCAGGAGCCGGATGAGGCCAACCGCGTAATAGGAACTATTGATGAAGCTCTCAAGCGCATCAATAAACAGCGTGCAGATCTGGGCGCATACCAGAACCGTATGGAAATGACCGTCAAAGGCTTGAATGTTTCTGCAGAAAACCTGCAGGCTTCCGAATCCCGCATACGCGATACGGACATGGCTCGCCAGATGGTCGAATTCACAAAGAATTCCGTATTGCAGCAGGCAGGCACTGCCATGCTGGCACAGGCAAACACACAGTCACAGAATGTCTTGTCATTGCTGAGATAG
- a CDS encoding flagellin, whose product MVINHNMSAMYANRTLGVSYNEISGNIEKLSSGEKINRAGDDASGLAVSEKMRSQIRGLNQASRNISNGVSFIQATEGYLQETTDILQRIRELAVQSANGIYSDEDRMQIQVEVSQLVSEVDRIASQAQFNGMNILTGSFASDSASGRIMQFQIGANVDQNARVFIGTMTAQALGLKGVQGADGGISISTPDMANMAINSVDQALLIVSKQRADLGAYQNRFEMAANGVNVAAENLQAAESLIRDTDMASEMVNFAKNQILTQSGTAMLAQANSQSQSVLALLR is encoded by the coding sequence ATGGTTATTAATCACAATATGAGTGCTATGTATGCTAACCGCACCTTAGGCGTTTCATACAACGAGATTTCGGGCAACATAGAAAAACTCAGCTCCGGTGAGAAAATTAATAGAGCCGGCGACGACGCTTCTGGGCTTGCAGTATCCGAAAAGATGCGCAGCCAGATCCGCGGTTTGAACCAGGCAAGTCGGAACATCTCCAACGGTGTTTCTTTTATTCAGGCAACGGAAGGATATTTGCAGGAAACTACAGATATTCTTCAGAGAATACGAGAGCTTGCCGTTCAATCTGCAAACGGTATTTATTCCGATGAAGACCGCATGCAAATTCAGGTGGAAGTATCACAGCTTGTATCTGAAGTAGACCGCATAGCAAGTCAGGCTCAATTTAACGGAATGAATATTCTTACGGGAAGTTTTGCTTCCGATTCGGCTTCCGGCCGGATCATGCAGTTCCAAATCGGAGCAAATGTGGATCAGAATGCGCGTGTTTTCATCGGTACTATGACGGCACAGGCTTTAGGGCTTAAAGGCGTTCAGGGTGCTGACGGCGGAATAAGCATTTCGACACCGGATATGGCCAATATGGCGATCAATTCCGTAGACCAGGCTTTGCTGATAGTTTCAAAACAGCGAGCCGACCTCGGTGCATATCAGAATCGCTTTGAAATGGCTGCAAACGGCGTAAACGTAGCTGCCGAAAATCTTCAGGCGGCCGAATCGCTTATCCGTGACACTGACATGGCTTCTGAAATGGTAAATTTTGCAAAAAACCAGATTCTCACACAATCCGGTACTGCAATGCTCGCACAGGCAAATTCCCAGTCACAGAGTGTACTGGCTTTGCTGAGATAA
- a CDS encoding flagellar protein FlaG, whose translation MNTISNIGQSLAKEGRINYNPASIAKAMPIENITVGASKVIDNIVENNANIEKDVQQLQRLSDMVMGRKLQFNVNNELGSVIIKIVDPNTEQVIKEIPSADIQKLKIRIRKAIGLLFDEMI comes from the coding sequence ATGAATACAATAAGTAACATAGGGCAAAGTTTGGCAAAGGAAGGCCGTATAAACTATAATCCTGCATCGATCGCAAAGGCAATGCCTATAGAAAACATTACGGTCGGAGCTTCAAAAGTTATCGACAATATTGTCGAAAACAATGCCAACATAGAAAAAGACGTCCAGCAGCTTCAAAGGCTGTCGGATATGGTTATGGGACGCAAGCTGCAATTCAACGTAAACAATGAATTGGGCAGCGTCATTATTAAGATAGTAGATCCTAATACGGAGCAAGTTATTAAGGAGATACCGTCTGCAGATATACAAAAACTTAAAATCAGAATCAGAAAAGCCATAGGGCTTTTATTTGATGAAATGATTTAA
- the fliD gene encoding flagellar filament capping protein FliD, with protein sequence MAGINIPGISDQYKTNDLVESLMKVERIPLTREKENLDNYKEQQSAWRSVNSDMSSLRSSVKSLYSFDNPFNNKLTSSTDEYAVTATANRDAEYESFKIDVIAPATADRFMSSEIAKDYIVPGGKYTFTVNDKKISFKWNGGKISDFVSSLNKRGNSVIKADTVGMNNGKISLLIESLKTGAVNHLEFNDDALKFAKSVNIIGPVKPEATLFGKQNNELKDVGTLNVPLEEQEGLPDISNKKVYAGEKGTTVPPRSGFSVELPQKFKADSVIAFTVETTPVVDVTIEINENLSRPSLPDAGEAEFQGITVQNEPSETALPSPEFKGPIEPVENRNFVYVRLADGTERLADKISLSTDENTGLLSVSLNSADYQGVEAIVIRNRNTGQELIVSPFSVYERKTASGFAPLNAVSTAGDAEIKYEGITIRRAENSIDDVVPNVTLNIKNPTKETAIITVKPDKDAAKNALIEFVGKYNKTIADINILSQNKPEIIDELEYLTDSEKEEKQKRLGLFFSDFSLANVKNQLQTIISSQYRYSETAEITMLDQIGISTNAAGGATGYSPGRLRGYLEIDEKKLDNNIENNLESIKSIFGYDTDGDLIVDSGIGYALDRQLTAYVQSGGILANKTSSLDRQIKSSETKIARLETQLNAKESELKQKYGQMESSLNSLENQQRSISNFSNSMNKNRSQ encoded by the coding sequence ATGGCCGGAATAAACATACCTGGTATATCGGATCAGTATAAGACAAACGATCTTGTAGAAAGCCTTATGAAAGTCGAGAGGATCCCTCTTACAAGAGAGAAGGAGAATCTCGACAATTATAAGGAACAGCAAAGCGCATGGCGGAGCGTTAATTCCGACATGTCTTCTCTGCGCAGCAGCGTAAAATCGCTGTATTCCTTCGATAATCCCTTTAACAATAAACTCACGTCCTCCACCGATGAATATGCAGTAACGGCAACTGCGAATCGCGACGCGGAATACGAATCGTTTAAAATCGATGTGATCGCTCCCGCTACGGCCGACAGGTTTATGTCTTCCGAAATCGCTAAAGACTACATAGTTCCCGGCGGAAAATACACGTTTACGGTAAACGATAAAAAAATTTCTTTTAAATGGAACGGAGGAAAAATTTCGGACTTTGTTTCTTCACTGAACAAAAGAGGAAACTCCGTTATAAAGGCCGATACGGTAGGCATGAACAACGGCAAAATTTCGCTTTTAATAGAGTCCCTAAAAACAGGCGCGGTAAATCATTTGGAATTTAACGACGACGCCTTAAAATTTGCAAAATCCGTAAACATAATAGGACCTGTAAAACCCGAAGCTACGCTGTTCGGAAAGCAAAACAACGAACTGAAAGATGTGGGAACATTGAACGTGCCGCTCGAAGAGCAGGAAGGTTTGCCCGATATTTCAAACAAAAAAGTTTACGCGGGCGAAAAAGGAACTACGGTTCCTCCCCGAAGCGGATTTTCCGTAGAGCTTCCTCAAAAATTTAAAGCCGATTCAGTCATCGCTTTTACAGTGGAAACGACGCCCGTAGTCGATGTTACAATCGAAATAAATGAAAATTTAAGCAGACCTTCACTGCCCGACGCAGGCGAAGCGGAATTTCAAGGTATTACGGTGCAAAATGAACCGTCAGAGACCGCCCTGCCCTCTCCGGAGTTTAAGGGCCCTATAGAGCCCGTGGAAAACCGAAATTTCGTATATGTTCGTCTTGCAGACGGAACCGAGCGGCTTGCCGACAAAATATCCTTATCCACCGATGAAAACACCGGTTTGTTGTCCGTTTCGTTAAATTCTGCAGATTATCAGGGCGTAGAAGCCATCGTGATACGAAACAGAAATACGGGACAGGAACTTATCGTTTCGCCGTTTTCAGTCTATGAGCGCAAAACCGCATCCGGTTTTGCGCCTTTAAACGCGGTTTCTACTGCAGGGGATGCGGAAATAAAATATGAGGGAATAACCATCCGCAGAGCGGAAAATTCCATTGACGACGTAGTTCCCAACGTCACCCTCAACATAAAAAATCCGACAAAGGAAACTGCGATTATCACCGTAAAACCCGACAAAGATGCTGCAAAAAACGCGCTCATAGAGTTCGTAGGCAAATACAATAAGACTATAGCCGACATAAACATACTTTCACAAAACAAGCCTGAAATAATCGACGAGTTGGAATATCTGACGGACAGCGAAAAAGAAGAAAAACAAAAACGGCTCGGCCTATTTTTCAGCGATTTTTCGCTTGCAAACGTTAAAAACCAACTGCAGACTATAATTTCTTCTCAGTACAGGTACTCCGAAACGGCGGAAATCACTATGCTGGATCAGATCGGCATTTCAACAAACGCAGCGGGCGGCGCTACCGGTTATTCTCCGGGAAGGCTCCGCGGTTACCTTGAAATCGACGAAAAAAAATTGGACAACAATATCGAAAACAATCTTGAATCGATAAAAAGCATTTTCGGCTACGATACGGACGGCGACCTCATAGTCGACTCGGGCATAGGCTACGCTTTAGACCGTCAACTTACCGCTTACGTACAATCCGGCGGCATACTCGCAAATAAAACAAGTTCGCTCGACAGACAAATAAAATCCTCCGAAACAAAGATCGCCCGCCTTGAAACTCAATTAAACGCAAAGGAATCGGAGTTAAAGCAAAAATACGGACAGATGGAAAGCTCTCTAAACAGCCTTGAAAATCAGCAGCGGAGCATATCAAATTTTTCGAATAGTATGAACAAAAACAGATCTCAATAG